Part of the Bacteroidota bacterium genome, ATCAATAAGGTGATTTTTATCCACTACCTTTTCAGTATAAACAACTTGCCCAGTAATACTCATGATTTTCACATAAACGGGTGTTTTATTCATTTCTAAGTATAA contains:
- a CDS encoding T9SS type A sorting domain-containing protein; its protein translation is MNKTPVYVKIMSITGQVVYTEKVVDKNHLIDLQNLSNGIYLMQLNGDNFVQTEKVVIQK